The nucleotide sequence TGAAATCGAGATTTCAAAATTTTCAGAAGTAATGGAATGTTTTCATTTAGCTGGATCTTTTGATTTTCTTCTGAAGGTTTTAGTAAAAGACATGGAAGAATATGCCGAGTTTGTCAATAAAAAGCTAGCCAGGCTCAACAATATCAGATTAGTACAAAGTATGATGGTCTTAAAGAAAATTAAGAAAACTTCCGTATTACCTTTAATTGATAAAGTCTCCTCTTAGCCTACGGAATCTTTTCCGTGCTTCTGCAGCAAACATACTTCCTGGATAGTCAATAAGGAATTGTTGATAGTAAGTCTTCGCTTGTTCTATGTCTTCTAAATGCCGTTCAAAAATTTCTGCTTTTTTAAATGCTGCATCATCTGCAAGAATGTCATAAGAATACGAAGCTAAAATTTTATTGAGATAATCAATCGCATTTTCTGCGTTACCTGCTTCGAGTTCCAATTTTGATTTTAACCAAAAAACTTCGTCTGTGATTGAGTGATGCATATAATCGGTGAGCATCTGAGAAAGTCGTGCATTCGCTTCCGTTTTCTTATTTTGAAAAATTAGAAGTTCTATATCTGCAAATTCCTTCATTACCAAATCGGTGGTATCTAAAGCTGTATTATCAGTGATGAGCATTCCTAACGAAATTGCATCATTAGAAATTTCTCTAGTTGTATTTTTTTTCAGAATATCTAAATGTCCTTTAGCAAGAGAAAAATTTCCGGTGAAATAGTGCAGCCTCGCATTTCTCAATTTCGCATCATATCCTAACGGGTGACTTTTATACGTTTTCTCAACTTGTGAATAAAGTAAGGTGGCTTCCCAAGGCTCTCCTTTTAAGAGGTAAATATCCCCAAGATCCAGTTTACTCTGAGAAATCAGTTGTATTCCTGCTCGTGGATTAGTTACCAACTGATTTAGTAGCCCTGCAGCTATATTGATTTCATCTAAATAAAAGGCATGAAGTAGCGCTTTACTTCTTAAAGCATTAAACGAGGTTTGTGATGGATACAATTCATCATGTAATGATTGATACTGACTTGCAAGCTCACGTATTTCTTCATTTTTGATAGGATATGTATTTTTTATTTTTTGCTCCTTTGATTCCATCCAGAGTCTTTTAGCATACTGATAATTTCTTGAGCCAGCGTATTGACTCGCCACATATTCAAAAATCTCTTCTGCATCTTCATATGCTTCATTTTCAAGAGCGATCCGACCAATATCCATAGAGCGATCACCTGGTTTTTCATTTCGCTTATCAATTGCACGTGCTTGAACAAAAGCTCCGTAAAAATTTTTCCTTTGCAATTCAACCCAAAGAAGAAGCTCTGCAAACTTCGTGTCTTCCGGATTTTCTTGCATTTTCCTAATCAATGTGTTTTCCAACTCATCTAGCTCCTCTTCTTCTTGTATAAAACTTTGCAATAAGTTTTTAATATAGCTCAAGCGATTTGGACTATCAGATGCATAGTTAAGATACTCTTCAATCATTGAAGGTTTGTCATCTACCATACGATAGATAGAAGCAAGTTCTAGTGCATGTACTGTTGGGTTGTCTCTAACTTTCCTTGAATCCTTGAGAAATAAGATTGCTTCACTGTATAACTGTTCGTTGGCCAGATACTGTGCCAGAATACTTAATTGGAAAGGATTAGAACCAGAAATCTTCCTTAAGTTTTTGATATAGTTATCTAATTTGTCTAGTTGATCAGACTCTTGATAAATTCCCGCCAATTGAGCTTGAAATTGCATATTGGCGGGAAAAGATCGAATCGATTTTTTAAGAAAATTTTCTGCTTGTTCATATCCTCCTATTGTTTTTAGCAGCGTGAGGTAATTACCAGCGATCAATTGAACGTTGTAAGGATTCTCCGCAAGCTCATCGTAAAGTGATTTGGCTTTTTCCGTATCACCTTGTTGATAGTATTCATTGGCTAAACGTATTTGATCTTGATTTTGGGCAAAGATCAAATTGAAAGGGAAAACGATGAATAAAAGAAATTTTTTGTACATATCAATTAGCTACTTATATACATACCTATATTATATATATATAGTTTAATTAAATACTATTCTTATTATTAGGACTGTGGATACGTGGATAAGATTATAAAAATTAATTTGGTATTTCTATTTGTTTATAAGCAAGCTATAAGATTTGTTTGAATAACAAGGTATCAACATGTAAGTACTTAGAATATAGAGTTTTAATGTTTTGTTGTGGACAAGTAAAATTATTGAATGTGAGTAATAAGAGGTGATTGGACCAATGTATTAATTGTCGATAAGTGAACACTTGTTATAAGTTATATTATGACGGGTAACTTATGTCGCAAGGTTCTGTGATAAAGTAAAAGTTTTCCACTTATGAGAACGAACTTATGCACAGAGATTAAAAGGTTATCCCCAAGGTATTTTCCCAGTTTTCTCTTATTGAATACTTTTCTTCGTATAAAAATACTTTTTCTGGTTCTTGATTTTTGAGAAGATTTCCATATGACCATTGGCCATCTTGGTTTGAGTCAATAAGTATTCGAATAGAATAAGTAGCAGGTTTTAGTGAAGTAAAATTGGTGAAAATTTGATTTGCGATTTCATATGCGACTTCTCCTTGAGCGTTTATTAGCTGTACGATAAAGTTGGTATGATCAGTTGTTAGAGAGATTTGAAGCGAACCTGATGGTTTTTTTTGTTCTTCACGTATGGAGATAGATTTGGTGTCAGTAGTATCATTATCTATCGATATGAAAGTACCTGCATCGAAGAATAATGATATAGATGAGATTTCTGGTTCTGGTTTTGATTGACTTGCAGAATCAGATTGTGCAGTATCTGTTGGTATTGATTTTACATAAGCTTCAAAAAGTGAATCACGATTAACGGTAAATTTTACATTAGCCGTAGTTTTATTATCATTCCAACCAATGCTTTTTTGGATACGATAGCTGAATAATGAATCTGCTTTAAAAAATATATTATTAGGATTAGTATGCTTGATTGGTTTATTAAAGTTGAAGGTTACTTGTGTGGTATCCTTAAGTAGTAGGTTTCTTTTATCTGATGAGTAAGAAAATGATGAAGGTTTGCGATTCGATTCTAGAAATACAAAATCGATTGTATCTATTGTGGTGTTGAGCAAACTGTCTTGTGCATATATAATGACACTTGTACTGTCTCGATAATTAATATGCTCTGGTTTATAAATTCTAATAATATCTTTATTCTCACCAACAATATTATGATCTAAGTCGGCTAATTCAATTTTGTATGAATCTATCATCTTATTGAATTTCGCTTCTACATATGGCCCAACTGGTCTAGCATTGATGAGTTTTATGGGTTTTACGTTTTGCAATACACAACGAATATGTGGAATGTATATAGGACTGTCCAGTAATAAAGTTTCTTGTATAAATCCATGAGATTCTGTCTCAGGATCGAGTATATAATTTTTGTTATCGTCGTTAAATGCCAGAATTTTGTACTCACCCTTTTTAATATATTCTAATTTAAAATCACCAGAATCATTTGCTGATGTGAAATACATCGGATTTTGAGAAAAATAATCCAATGTATCAGTGTTTGGATATAGTCCAATGACATAGGATTTTCCCGGTTCTTTAGTAAGTAATTCTTCTACTGTACCATTGACTATCATACTGTCAATGTAAGGACCCGTACTAAACGCTAATGATAGATTTACCACGGGATTCTTTTCAGTAATGTCTGTAACTCCGTTAGCAAAGTTGAAGTTATATGTAGTCGAGTCTTCTAATTTTCCTTCAAGCTTAAAGATTAGTCTGTTTCTTTTAATTATCGATTTATAGTTAATGTCAGACTTGGGAGTGATAATAAGTTGTTGTTTTAATTTATCAGCATTGATATATTCTGAGAATTCTAATGTTATCTCGTTTCCAGAAAAACGTGTTGTACCTGTAATTGGTGAGGCATAAATAAGTGTAGGTGGAATAGTGTCTTTAGGTCCTCCTGTAGGTCTACCAGGATTCGCACACTTATGGAATGAGAGATCAATTAAAACAACGAAAAGGGAAAGATATAGAAGGCGTCTCATTTCTTAAGTATGTAGATTAGACTCGAATACTCAGATGTCTTTTTTGCTTTTTGATTTGACTGATATCCTGTTTTTAAAGCTCTCAATAGACCACCATCTTTTCTGTATTTCTCACTTAGTAGAGATACATAGTAGGAGTCAAATTTCATTGGGATTATGTTTACAAGTTTAAGTTTAAACTGTATAATAAATGTTTTCATTGATTCTTGATCAAAGTGGTAAAGATGTCTAGGCACATCGTATGCGGCCCATTTTTCTTGGTAGTGGTTTGCATCGTATGATTTATTATTAGGTAATGCTATAATCAAATGACCACCATCTTTAAGTCTCTTTTTCAACAATTTAATAGTTTCTCTTAGTGATGATATATGTTCTACCACATGCCAAGCTGAAATGATGTCGAACTTATTTTTAATCTGTTCTAAATCAGTATAGATAGAATTGGTGATTTTTTTCTGTGCAACACCTCTTGCTCCATTATCTGGTTCAAAGCCAAAAGCTTGCCAACCTGAATTTTGACATGAGTTTAGGAAGTCACCAGTGCCACAGCCAAAATCTAATATTGATCCTTTTTTACTGTACTTGGAAAGCAGATTAACTTTTCTTTTAAGCGTATATAGTCTTACAATCTTGTAGAGGATGTTTAGTAGTGAATTACCATTATTAGTGTGGGAAATGTAATCTTCACTATTGTAGTAGCGAGATAGTTCACTTTCAAGTGGTCTTGGATTGGTAAATATCAGTTGACACTTTGAGCACTTGACAAGAGCAAAACTTTCCTCTGTAACAGTGTGATCATCACAAATCATGTAATTATCAAACTTGGTATTCTTACATAATGGGCAGGAATCGAGTTTCTCGTACATTATCTTCCGAGGTAGACCATTAAGACAGATACATCAGATGGGGATACTCCACTAATTCTAGATGCTTGTCCTAAAGTTTCTGGTTTGACTTTTAGCAATTTTTCTTTGGCTTCTGCAGATAGTGATGAAAGTTGATTGTAATCAAATGTTTTCTTGATTTTTAGATTCTCAAGATTGTTCATTTTTTCTGAATTGAGAAGCTCTCTTTCAATATAGGTTTGATATTTTATTTGGATTTCGGTTTGTTCTATCACTTCTGGAGAGAATAGCTCTATTGCTTTTTCTGCTTCCCCTGAGAATATTTTGAAGTCGTAAATTGATATTTCAGGACGCTTTAAGATTGTCTCTAGCGATGACCTATCCTTTATAGGAGCAGAAGAAAGTTGAGCTAATTTCTCTTCTGCTTCATTTGGTTTAAACTGTATGGTTTGGAGAAGCTTCTTTAGTTGTGCTGTTTGATCTTCTTTTTTTTCAACTTCTGATAATCGCTGATCGGATGCGAGACCTATTTTGTGACTCTTCTCAGTTAACCTTATATCAGCATTATCTTGTCTAAGCAGTAGTCTAAATTCGGCACGGGAGGTGAACATCCTATATGGCTCTTCTGTACCCTTGTTTATTAAATCGTCAATTAGCACACCAATGTATGCTTCATTTCTCTTGAGGATGAATGCTTCATTTTCATGTATTTTCTGATGAGCATTTATTCCAGCAATCATCCCTTGACAAGCAGCTTCTTCATAACCTGTGGTACCGTTGATCTGACCAGCGAAGTACAAGTTCTCAATAACATTAGTCTCCAGTGTATTTGATAGTTGAGTAGGTGGAAAAAAATCGTACTCAATTGCATAGCCAGGACGAAACATTTTAACATTTTCAAAACCTTGGATCATGCGGAGTGCCTTGTATTGCACATCTTCTGGGAGTGATGTAGAAAATCCATTTACGTATATTTCTACTGTATTCCACCCTTCTGGCTCAACGAATATTTGATGTCTATCTCTTTCGGAGAACCTATTGATTTTGTCCTCAATTGATGGACAGTATCTTGGGCCTAAGCCTTGAATCCTACCATTAAACATAGGAGATTGTTCAAAACCAGTTTGTAGGATCTCATGAACTTTGGGGTTGGTATATGTGATATGGCAACTTCTTTGATGAGTTAATGGTCTAGAAGATTCAAGGTATGAAAACTTACCTGGCATTTCATCTCCTTGTTGTTCTTCCATAAGAGAATAGTTTAGTGAACGACCATCAACTCTTGGTGGAGTTCCTGTTTTCATTCTGCCAGACTCAAAACCAAGACTAACTAATTGTTCTGTGATTCCGGTGGAAGCTCTCTCTCCAGATCGCCCTCCCCCAAATTGTTTTTCGCCAATATGAATGAGACCATTTAAAAAGGTACCGTTTGTAAGAATAACTGACTTAGCTTTAATTTCGATCCCAATGCCCGTTTTGACACCAACAACACGTCCATCTTTAACAAGTAGTTCGCTTACCATTTCTTGCCAAAAATCTAAATTAGGGATGGCTTCTAAGGCTAATCTCCATTCTTCGGCAAACCTCATTCTATCGGATTGGACTCTTGGACTCCACATTGCTGGGCCTTTTGAGCGATTGAGCATCCTGAATTGAATCATGGATTTATCTGTGACTATTCCCGAATAGCCACCTAATGCATCTATTTCACGGATGATTTGCCCTTTTGCAATACCACCCATCGCGGGGTTGCAAGACATATGAGCGATTGTGTTCATGTTCATAGTGACAAGAAGCACCTTTGAGCCCATGTTAGCAGCGGCGGCAGCAGCTTCGCATCCTGCATGTCCGGCACCCACAACTATAATATCGTAATCCTGAAGCATATATCTTAATGTTTCACGTGGAACTTGTAGTGGTTAATGACTATGTTTCACGTGGAACCTCTAAATTTTCAGCAAAGATAAGCACGTGTCTTCTTTTTCTCTCATGACTTTTTTTTCTTCATCAGTCTTGTCTTGGAATCCCAAAAGATGTAGTACGCCGTGGATGATTACCCGACTAAGTTCTTTTTGGCTATTGGTGTTTTGTTTGGTAGCATTTTCGTTTACACGATCTATACTAATAAAGATGTCGGATTCGATTACGGTTTCTTGATCAGAATTATCAAAGGTGATGATATCGGTGTAATAATCATGATTTAAATGCTTCCGGTTTATTTCAAGTAAATATCTATCTGAACAAAAAATATAATTGAGCTCGTTCAATTTGAAACCGTGGGATTGAATGATCTTGACAATCCAAGATGAAATTTCTGTTTGATGGGAGAGCTGAAAATTAATACCTTCTGAGAAGTATTGAATGTTTTTCAAGAGAGATAGAAACTTAACTCAGCGATTCTTCCGTCTTTTTTGAAGGATACTTCATCGCAAAGATTCTTCATTAGGAATATGCCACGTCCTCCAGGTTTACTTAGGTTTTCTGGTAAGGTAGGGTCAGGAAGATTACTGTAATCAAAACCTGTGCCCTCATCTTCTACAGTAAACCGGATAAGTGAATCCTCTAGTGCCAATTGCAGGTGTACGCTTTTTTTACTGTTTGATTGATTGCCGTGAACAATAGCATTGTTTACTGATTCAGTCACAGCTATCATGATGTTTCCATAGATATCATCATTAAGCTTATACTGATCTTTTGCATTATCAATGAAGCTTTCAACAATCCTGATATTTTCAGGAAGTGAGGGTATTTGTATTTGAATGTTATCAATCATTCTTTTTCTTCTGTACTTAGACGTCTAAAATAGTCGTTTACTTCTTTTTTATAAAATTGATTGAACTCTAGAGGAATTGTTTTTAATAATTCAATCTCTTTTTTTCTTAATTCTAAATATTTTTCAAAGCCGGGTGGCATTTCACGCGAGATAATAGAAGGCTTTTGAGCTTCGCGCTCTTCTTCCATTTCTTGATTTCTTTGTGCTTTTTCAGCTTCGAGCATCCTGGTCATTATCTGTTTCTGTCTGTTGATCAACTGTCGAGTGAGTCTTTTGTTTACTAGATCGACTTCATTCTGCTCCATCATATCTATAGCTTTTTTTAATTCATCACCACCTAATCCACCTCCTGGTTTTCCATCTTGAGATTCTTTGAGCATTTGCATCTGCTGTCTGATCATTTCCTGCTCAGCCGCAAGTCTTGCCAAATCTTCTGAAAGTTGACGTCCAGATTTCCCAGAACCTTTGAGTTCATTGATTTTTTCACCTAATTGGTTCTGCATTTCTTGAAGGTCAGGCATGCCTTGAGGTTTCTGCTTTTGACCACTTGAATTACCCATAGATTCTGACATGGACATTTGCATTTGTTGCATGGTGTCATCAAGCAGTAAGGCCAGGTTATTTATGGAGGTCATTGCAAATTGTTGGCTTGAAAGTGCACGACCCCTGTTTCTATCTTTGAGATAGTCTATAGCTTCGTCAATATTATCATTGATAGAGCCTACTTCACGAGTGACAAAGGAAGATATCTGAACAACCTTGGATGCTAATGATAGGAGACTGTCTTGAATCACCTTTGCATCATCTTTAAGTTTAAGTTGGTTTTGTGATAGTTCGAGGAACCTAGGGTCTGATTGATTGACTTGTCTCATTTCAAGCATTATCTCTTCTTGATTAAAAGAGAGCTTTATTAGATTATCAAGAATGTCTCTTAATTCATCCAGATTGGCTTGCATCATTTCCATTTGCATTCCTCCTTGCATTTTGGATAGCTTTTTACTCAGTTTTTTCATTTTCTGAGAAGCA is from Marinobacter alexandrii and encodes:
- a CDS encoding tetratricopeptide repeat protein, producing MYKKFLLFIVFPFNLIFAQNQDQIRLANEYYQQGDTEKAKSLYDELAENPYNVQLIAGNYLTLLKTIGGYEQAENFLKKSIRSFPANMQFQAQLAGIYQESDQLDKLDNYIKNLRKISGSNPFQLSILAQYLANEQLYSEAILFLKDSRKVRDNPTVHALELASIYRMVDDKPSMIEEYLNYASDSPNRLSYIKNLLQSFIQEEEELDELENTLIRKMQENPEDTKFAELLLWVELQRKNFYGAFVQARAIDKRNEKPGDRSMDIGRIALENEAYEDAEEIFEYVASQYAGSRNYQYAKRLWMESKEQKIKNTYPIKNEEIRELASQYQSLHDELYPSQTSFNALRSKALLHAFYLDEINIAAGLLNQLVTNPRAGIQLISQSKLDLGDIYLLKGEPWEATLLYSQVEKTYKSHPLGYDAKLRNARLHYFTGNFSLAKGHLDILKKNTTREISNDAISLGMLITDNTALDTTDLVMKEFADIELLIFQNKKTEANARLSQMLTDYMHHSITDEVFWLKSKLELEAGNAENAIDYLNKILASYSYDILADDAAFKKAEIFERHLEDIEQAKTYYQQFLIDYPGSMFAAEARKRFRRLRGDFIN
- a CDS encoding Ig-like domain-containing protein; this encodes MRRLLYLSLFVVLIDLSFHKCANPGRPTGGPKDTIPPTLIYASPITGTTRFSGNEITLEFSEYINADKLKQQLIITPKSDINYKSIIKRNRLIFKLEGKLEDSTTYNFNFANGVTDITEKNPVVNLSLAFSTGPYIDSMIVNGTVEELLTKEPGKSYVIGLYPNTDTLDYFSQNPMYFTSANDSGDFKLEYIKKGEYKILAFNDDNKNYILDPETESHGFIQETLLLDSPIYIPHIRCVLQNVKPIKLINARPVGPYVEAKFNKMIDSYKIELADLDHNIVGENKDIIRIYKPEHINYRDSTSVIIYAQDSLLNTTIDTIDFVFLESNRKPSSFSYSSDKRNLLLKDTTQVTFNFNKPIKHTNPNNIFFKADSLFSYRIQKSIGWNDNKTTANVKFTVNRDSLFEAYVKSIPTDTAQSDSASQSKPEPEISSISLFFDAGTFISIDNDTTDTKSISIREEQKKPSGSLQISLTTDHTNFIVQLINAQGEVAYEIANQIFTNFTSLKPATYSIRILIDSNQDGQWSYGNLLKNQEPEKVFLYEEKYSIRENWENTLGITF
- a CDS encoding class I SAM-dependent methyltransferase; amino-acid sequence: MYEKLDSCPLCKNTKFDNYMICDDHTVTEESFALVKCSKCQLIFTNPRPLESELSRYYNSEDYISHTNNGNSLLNILYKIVRLYTLKRKVNLLSKYSKKGSILDFGCGTGDFLNSCQNSGWQAFGFEPDNGARGVAQKKITNSIYTDLEQIKNKFDIISAWHVVEHISSLRETIKLLKKRLKDGGHLIIALPNNKSYDANHYQEKWAAYDVPRHLYHFDQESMKTFIIQFKLKLVNIIPMKFDSYYVSLLSEKYRKDGGLLRALKTGYQSNQKAKKTSEYSSLIYILKK
- the mnmG gene encoding tRNA uridine-5-carboxymethylaminomethyl(34) synthesis enzyme MnmG, encoding MLQDYDIIVVGAGHAGCEAAAAAANMGSKVLLVTMNMNTIAHMSCNPAMGGIAKGQIIREIDALGGYSGIVTDKSMIQFRMLNRSKGPAMWSPRVQSDRMRFAEEWRLALEAIPNLDFWQEMVSELLVKDGRVVGVKTGIGIEIKAKSVILTNGTFLNGLIHIGEKQFGGGRSGERASTGITEQLVSLGFESGRMKTGTPPRVDGRSLNYSLMEEQQGDEMPGKFSYLESSRPLTHQRSCHITYTNPKVHEILQTGFEQSPMFNGRIQGLGPRYCPSIEDKINRFSERDRHQIFVEPEGWNTVEIYVNGFSTSLPEDVQYKALRMIQGFENVKMFRPGYAIEYDFFPPTQLSNTLETNVIENLYFAGQINGTTGYEEAACQGMIAGINAHQKIHENEAFILKRNEAYIGVLIDDLINKGTEEPYRMFTSRAEFRLLLRQDNADIRLTEKSHKIGLASDQRLSEVEKKEDQTAQLKKLLQTIQFKPNEAEEKLAQLSSAPIKDRSSLETILKRPEISIYDFKIFSGEAEKAIELFSPEVIEQTEIQIKYQTYIERELLNSEKMNNLENLKIKKTFDYNQLSSLSAEAKEKLLKVKPETLGQASRISGVSPSDVSVLMVYLGR
- the ybeY gene encoding rRNA maturation RNase YbeY, whose translation is MKNIQYFSEGINFQLSHQTEISSWIVKIIQSHGFKLNELNYIFCSDRYLLEINRKHLNHDYYTDIITFDNSDQETVIESDIFISIDRVNENATKQNTNSQKELSRVIIHGVLHLLGFQDKTDEEKKVMREKEDTCLSLLKI
- a CDS encoding ATP-binding protein, with the protein product MIDNIQIQIPSLPENIRIVESFIDNAKDQYKLNDDIYGNIMIAVTESVNNAIVHGNQSNSKKSVHLQLALEDSLIRFTVEDEGTGFDYSNLPDPTLPENLSKPGGRGIFLMKNLCDEVSFKKDGRIAELSFYLS